A genomic region of Jeotgalibaca ciconiae contains the following coding sequences:
- a CDS encoding rhamnogalacturonan acetylesterase, which produces MKQKKSIFIIGDSTAAEKLPEKRPESGWGEYLSEYLSEKFTVRNHAVNGRSTKSFLEEGLFESVDEAMQLGDYLIIQFGHNDQKEEDPLRYTEPFGEYQKNIAFYVDAAHKKGAFPILLSSISRRDFEAGVLNPQTLGDYPKAALEIAEQLNVAAVDIFSKTQKYLTETGEEQSQKLFLHLNAGEHENYPEGSNDNTHLNVTGARLVARLIAEELVHIL; this is translated from the coding sequence ATGAAACAGAAGAAATCGATTTTTATTATTGGAGATTCAACTGCTGCAGAAAAATTACCAGAAAAACGTCCGGAATCTGGTTGGGGAGAATATTTAAGTGAATACTTAAGTGAAAAGTTCACTGTACGAAATCATGCAGTAAATGGCAGGAGCACTAAATCATTTCTAGAAGAAGGTTTATTTGAATCTGTTGATGAAGCTATGCAGCTGGGAGATTATTTAATTATTCAGTTCGGACACAACGATCAAAAAGAAGAAGATCCGTTGCGATATACAGAACCATTTGGAGAATATCAGAAGAATATCGCTTTTTATGTTGACGCAGCTCATAAAAAAGGTGCGTTTCCAATTCTTCTTTCCTCTATTTCTCGCCGTGATTTTGAAGCTGGCGTATTGAACCCGCAAACATTGGGAGATTACCCGAAAGCGGCTCTTGAAATTGCAGAACAATTAAATGTGGCTGCTGTCGATATTTTTTCGAAAACACAAAAATACTTAACGGAAACCGGAGAAGAACAATCTCAAAAATTATTTTTGCATCTGAATGCCGGTGAACATGAAAACTATCCGGAAGGAAGCAACGATAATACACACTTGAATGTAACCGGTGCCAGATTGGTTGCTCGCTTGATTGCTGAAGAATTGGTTCATATTTTATAA
- a CDS encoding flavin reductase family protein: MYHYSVEELDKNRMYKMISGSIIPRAIGWITTLNEESEVVNAAPFSFTSGVSNEVPLISMAILRKNGEPKDSARNLLAYKNGVVHIVSSDIVDDMNETAADLKESESEIDRTNLHLIPSKTVKTPGIKEAKIRMEVKLYDYHPVKDREGNIVTDFFFLEVTDFHFDESIFDVEREYISVQELKPVARLAGPYYATLDEIYRKDRPK, from the coding sequence ATGTACCATTATTCTGTAGAAGAATTAGATAAAAATAGAATGTACAAAATGATTTCAGGAAGCATTATACCTCGAGCAATTGGATGGATTACGACTCTTAATGAAGAAAGTGAAGTTGTCAACGCAGCCCCTTTTAGCTTTACGAGCGGAGTTTCGAATGAAGTGCCATTAATCTCAATGGCGATTTTAAGGAAAAATGGTGAACCAAAAGATTCGGCACGAAATTTATTAGCCTATAAAAACGGAGTGGTTCATATTGTCAGTTCAGATATTGTTGACGATATGAACGAAACAGCTGCTGATCTCAAAGAAAGTGAAAGTGAAATTGATCGGACGAATCTTCATTTAATTCCGAGTAAAACCGTAAAGACTCCTGGTATTAAAGAAGCTAAAATACGAATGGAAGTAAAGTTATATGACTATCATCCTGTCAAAGACCGAGAAGGAAATATCGTGACAGACTTTTTCTTTTTAGAAGTAACGGATTTTCATTTTGATGAGAGTATCTTTGATGTAGAAAGAGAGTATATCAGTGTTCAAGAACTAAAGCCTGTTGCACGTTTGGCTGGGCCATATTATGCAACCTTAGATGAGATTTATCGCAAAGATCGCCCGAAATAA
- a CDS encoding sugar phosphate isomerase/epimerase family protein, with the protein MTTVPLQLGIRAHDLGQLPIEKLTQKMNDYHFTHAHFAIKKSFPDSLRSVQKMTPGTANYIHSHFSKAGIKISILGSYVNLSSLDLSVRKQAIADFKKHIYLAKDFGASMVATETGSVGNGYTEENFTEEAYQIALESVREIVAEAEKFGVVVAIESGINHPIYTAPLLRRLVDEVNSPNIKVILDCANLMSVTNYQKQEEVIEEAFRLLDDYIIALHIKDFIVEDNKIKIVPVGQGWMKYEAIMHYAKYESPHIFTSLEATTEPHLEESIALIKRIYDKV; encoded by the coding sequence ATGACAACTGTACCATTACAATTAGGAATTCGTGCCCACGATTTAGGACAACTACCAATTGAAAAATTAACGCAAAAAATGAATGATTATCATTTTACGCATGCACACTTTGCTATCAAGAAATCATTTCCAGATAGTCTTCGTTCTGTTCAAAAAATGACCCCGGGAACTGCCAACTATATCCATAGCCATTTTAGCAAAGCGGGTATAAAAATTTCTATTCTTGGAAGTTACGTAAATCTGTCTTCGCTGGATTTATCTGTTAGAAAACAAGCAATTGCTGATTTTAAGAAACATATCTATCTAGCGAAAGATTTTGGCGCTTCAATGGTAGCGACAGAGACGGGATCAGTAGGAAACGGATATACAGAAGAAAACTTTACGGAGGAAGCCTATCAAATAGCCTTGGAATCTGTAAGAGAAATCGTCGCTGAGGCAGAAAAGTTTGGAGTAGTGGTTGCAATTGAATCAGGAATCAATCACCCCATCTATACAGCGCCTTTGCTTAGAAGACTGGTGGATGAAGTGAATTCTCCAAATATTAAAGTCATCCTTGATTGTGCAAATTTAATGTCTGTTACAAACTATCAAAAGCAAGAAGAGGTGATAGAAGAAGCCTTTCGCCTACTGGACGATTACATTATTGCCCTGCATATTAAAGATTTTATCGTCGAAGATAATAAAATAAAAATCGTTCCGGTTGGTCAGGGTTGGATGAAGTATGAAGCGATCATGCATTATGCGAAATACGAAAGTCCTCATATCTTTACCTCACTTGAAGCAACTACAGAACCCCACTTAGAAGAGAGCATTGCATTAATCAAAAGAATATATGATAAAGTGTAA
- a CDS encoding carbohydrate ABC transporter permease — protein MSKKSNGISLKDANKWKYASKGEKTFDILNIVFLSVFSLMCLIPFINILATSFATPGEITTRTFILLPRTFTTDAYKYILSTPTIFRSIGVSLFVTIVGTFISMVLTSFMAYALSRRYLHGRGFFNFLVVFTMLFSGGMIPTFLVVNNLGLIDSVWSLILPGAISAYNMIIMRNFFQGIPDSLEESAKMDGCTDFGVFFRIILPLSLPSIATISLFYAVNYWNTYQSAILYINDSAKWPVQVLLRQIVLVSSGLNADASVVDVVPPAQSVKMAVIIIATLPMLIAYPFVQKYFVKGAMVGSVKG, from the coding sequence ATGAGCAAGAAATCGAATGGCATTAGTTTGAAAGACGCAAACAAATGGAAATATGCATCAAAAGGAGAAAAAACATTTGATATTTTAAATATTGTCTTTTTATCTGTTTTTTCACTAATGTGTCTCATTCCTTTTATTAATATTCTAGCAACTTCATTCGCAACTCCGGGAGAAATTACAACCCGCACATTTATTCTCTTACCAAGAACTTTCACGACAGATGCGTATAAGTATATTTTATCAACACCTACAATATTCCGAAGCATCGGTGTATCTTTATTTGTAACCATTGTAGGTACCTTTATCAGTATGGTTTTAACTTCTTTCATGGCTTATGCACTATCTCGTAGATACTTACATGGTCGCGGGTTCTTTAATTTCCTTGTTGTCTTCACTATGTTATTTAGTGGTGGGATGATTCCTACGTTCTTAGTTGTAAACAACTTAGGTTTGATCGATTCAGTATGGTCCTTAATTTTGCCCGGTGCAATTAGTGCTTATAACATGATTATCATGCGTAACTTCTTCCAAGGAATTCCGGATAGTTTGGAAGAGTCTGCAAAAATGGATGGCTGTACGGATTTTGGCGTCTTTTTCAGAATTATTTTGCCACTTTCCTTACCGTCTATCGCAACAATTTCTCTATTCTATGCCGTAAATTATTGGAATACTTACCAATCAGCGATTCTATATATTAACGATTCGGCAAAATGGCCTGTTCAAGTACTATTACGTCAAATCGTTCTTGTGTCTAGTGGATTAAATGCAGATGCTTCGGTAGTAGATGTTGTTCCACCAGCACAATCAGTAAAAATGGCTGTAATCATTATCGCGACCTTGCCAATGCTAATTGCTTATCCATTCGTCCAAAAATACTTTGTAAAAGGTGCTATGGTCGGATCAGTAAAAGGCTGA
- a CDS encoding alpha/beta hydrolase has translation MINIFEKGKALGDKYMPEESFLEVYRVPGEEERPFVIVFPGGGYHHLAGHEGKDIAEWFNQRGIHAGIFYYQLKNLNLDRLLKQVNDLVQELREHAAAWQLSPDSIGVIGFSAGGHLAALCSTKNEYKPDFSILSYPVISVSRPHLHLDMLTQVLGAEPDEELSKQYSPDYLITETTPKTFIWHTAEDKRVPVENVLLYAQQLGTHQIPFELHIFEAGRHGLGLAKEEPYTQAWSLLLEKWLEKNQLTPQGEKR, from the coding sequence TTGATTAATATTTTTGAAAAAGGAAAGGCGCTCGGGGACAAATATATGCCAGAAGAGTCCTTTTTAGAAGTATACCGCGTCCCTGGTGAGGAAGAGCGACCTTTCGTCATTGTCTTTCCAGGCGGCGGCTATCATCACCTTGCGGGGCATGAAGGGAAAGATATTGCTGAATGGTTTAATCAAAGAGGGATTCATGCAGGAATCTTTTATTATCAGCTAAAAAATCTAAATCTAGATCGATTATTAAAACAAGTAAACGACTTGGTTCAAGAGTTGCGAGAACATGCTGCTGCTTGGCAATTGTCACCAGATTCTATCGGCGTAATCGGTTTTTCCGCGGGAGGCCATCTTGCTGCTTTATGTAGTACGAAGAACGAGTATAAACCTGATTTTAGTATATTGTCTTATCCCGTTATATCTGTCTCAAGGCCGCATTTACATTTGGATATGTTAACACAAGTTTTAGGGGCAGAGCCCGATGAAGAATTAAGCAAACAGTATTCTCCTGACTATTTGATTACTGAGACAACGCCAAAAACATTTATATGGCATACAGCAGAAGACAAAAGGGTTCCTGTAGAAAATGTATTATTATACGCCCAACAACTAGGTACACATCAGATTCCCTTTGAGCTGCATATTTTTGAAGCTGGCAGACATGGATTGGGGCTTGCTAAGGAAGAACCGTATACGCAAGCATGGTCACTTCTTTTAGAAAAATGGCTCGAGAAAAATCAATTGACACCTCAGGGAGAAAAAAGATAA
- a CDS encoding YesL family protein has protein sequence MKSLDKMNKVNDYLIGFWKIIYLNGLWLVFSLLGLGIFGVGPATYAVTKYCFRWLHFKEEPAVFQSIWKYYKEAFKQSVLVSWVLIAIFTILIVNLFNVTEWYFQVANIFMFVMAIVGGTHIYNVMVALRFKNLREITRASLMMGIGYLHYTIILWTILIGTYYVLSSIYPSLLFLFGTGFTIFLITFVGNVIVKDFEEEPQEDEEIKKIYSKES, from the coding sequence ATGAAGTCGTTGGATAAAATGAATAAAGTTAATGATTATCTAATTGGTTTTTGGAAGATTATTTATTTAAATGGACTGTGGCTCGTTTTTTCCCTCTTAGGATTAGGAATTTTTGGTGTCGGGCCTGCGACCTATGCAGTAACAAAATATTGTTTCCGTTGGTTGCACTTTAAAGAAGAACCAGCTGTTTTTCAGAGCATTTGGAAATATTATAAAGAGGCCTTTAAGCAGTCTGTGCTTGTGAGTTGGGTTTTAATCGCTATATTTACTATTTTAATTGTTAATCTTTTTAATGTAACTGAATGGTATTTCCAAGTCGCGAATATCTTTATGTTTGTAATGGCGATTGTAGGAGGCACACATATTTATAATGTGATGGTAGCGCTGAGATTCAAGAATTTGCGAGAGATTACTCGTGCATCACTAATGATGGGAATCGGCTACTTGCATTATACGATTATTTTATGGACAATACTTATTGGAACTTATTATGTATTGTCTAGCATTTATCCAAGTCTTTTATTCCTTTTTGGAACCGGATTCACGATCTTTTTGATTACCTTTGTCGGGAATGTAATTGTAAAAGATTTCGAGGAGGAGCCTCAAGAGGATGAAGAAATAAAAAAAATTTACTCAAAGGAGAGTTAG
- a CDS encoding ABC transporter permease, whose translation MEKATVTSHPFQRTKQEIKARERKKKWAQIKTNKFLYLMLLPGVLYFITFKYFPMGGLVIAFQDYQPWAGIVGSPFVGLKHFIRLFTEDTFMMLMKNTLAIFAYNIFFSFPFPILLALLLNELRSDKLKKSIQTVIYLPHFMSWVIVVSIFYVLLTTEGGVMNNIIVANGGERISFLTDPDWLRPMYIFQQIWKGAGWGTIVYLAAITNVDEQLYEAADMDGANRFRKIWHITLPAIRPTIITLLILKIGDVLELGFEHMFLLMNSMNKGVAQIFDTFVYTAGIQNGQLSYSTAVGLFKGLVGLVLVVGANKLAKKFGEDGVY comes from the coding sequence TTGGAAAAAGCGACCGTAACATCTCATCCTTTTCAACGGACTAAACAAGAAATAAAAGCTCGTGAGCGAAAAAAGAAATGGGCGCAAATAAAAACAAATAAATTTTTATATCTAATGTTGTTGCCTGGTGTTTTATATTTTATTACATTTAAATATTTCCCAATGGGAGGATTAGTCATTGCTTTTCAAGATTATCAACCATGGGCAGGAATAGTAGGAAGTCCGTTTGTTGGACTAAAACATTTCATTCGTCTCTTTACAGAAGACACTTTCATGATGTTAATGAAGAATACACTAGCAATTTTTGCTTACAATATATTCTTCTCGTTTCCATTCCCAATTTTATTGGCTTTATTATTAAATGAGTTAAGAAGCGATAAACTTAAAAAAAGCATCCAGACCGTGATTTATCTTCCTCATTTTATGTCATGGGTAATTGTAGTATCAATCTTCTATGTATTACTGACAACAGAAGGTGGCGTAATGAATAATATTATTGTTGCGAATGGCGGAGAGAGAATTTCATTCTTGACTGATCCTGACTGGCTAAGGCCCATGTATATTTTCCAACAAATATGGAAAGGGGCAGGCTGGGGAACCATTGTATATCTAGCAGCAATTACAAATGTTGACGAACAACTTTATGAAGCAGCAGATATGGACGGAGCAAACCGATTCCGAAAAATTTGGCACATTACTCTTCCGGCGATTAGACCAACGATTATTACATTGTTAATTCTAAAAATCGGAGATGTTCTGGAGCTTGGGTTTGAGCATATGTTCCTTTTAATGAACTCCATGAATAAAGGAGTCGCACAGATCTTTGATACCTTTGTCTATACTGCTGGTATACAGAATGGGCAGTTAAGTTATTCTACAGCTGTAGGGCTTTTCAAGGGCCTTGTAGGACTGGTTTTAGTAGTAGGTGCAAATAAATTAGCGAAGAAATTTGGAGAAGACGGCGTTTATTAA